The Aneurinibacillus migulanus genome contains the following window.
TTACGGCGAATGGATTGCTTGCGATCGGCGCTTCACCGGTGATGGCCTATGCGCCGGAAGAAGTGGCAGATATGGCTAAAATCGCTGGTGTACTCGTATTGAATATGGGTACATTGACCAAGGAAACGGTAGAGTCAATGCTGATTGCCGGGAAATCTGCCAACGAGCACGGTGTACCTGTTGTATTCGATCCGGTGGGTGCAGGCGCTACACCATTCCGTACCGAAATGGCGCGTCGTATCGTTGAAGAAATAAATATCGCGATTATTCGGGGCAATGCGGCGGAAGTAGCCAATGTAATAGGAGAAGCATGGGAGATTAAAGGCGTGGATGCCGGTCAAGCAGGCGGAAATGTTGAGGCGCTGGCCCGAAAAGCGGCGAAAACACTGAATACAGTTGTTGCGATTACCGGCAAGGTAGATGTAGTCGCTGGACCGAATGAGCTATATACCGTTCATAACGGAGATGAAATGCTTACTCGTATCACAGGGACAGGCTGTCTGCTCACCTCCATCATTGGCGCATTCGCTACTGTGGAGAAAGATGATGCGCTTGCAGCTGCGGCAGGGCTTGCGATATATGGCGTAGCTGCCGAACTGGCACGACAGACGGTATCCGCCCCGGGTTCCTATCAGACTGCACTGCTGGACATGCTCTATAGCATAGACGAAGAGCAGGTTGCATCCATGGTGCGCGTAGAGCGAAAATAAACAGAAAGAAAGAGTGACAGCAATGGATAACCTAACATGGAAAAATAAACTTGCGGTCTACCTTGTAATTGGAATTGAAGAGATTGGCGGCCGAAGTGCGTTGGAAACGGTACGTCTGGCGATTGCCGGGGGAGCTACGGCTGTACAACTACGCGAGAAACATGCGCCGCTTCAACATGTGTTGGAAACTGGAAAGAAAATGCGGGAGCTATGCCGTGAGCATGGTGTTCCATTTATCGTTAACGATCGTGTGGATGTAGCGATGCTACTGGATGCGGACGGTATTCATGTCGGGCAGGATGACTTGCCGGCGAGCGAAGTCCGTAAGTTGACTAAGGAGCGTATGTTCATTGGTGTTTCAGCATCTTCGGTCGAGGAAGCGCACTGGGCGCTTGCACAGGGAGCAGATTATCTTGGGGTCGGTGCGATATATGCTACCGGTAGTAAATCCGATGCCGGAGACCCGGTTACTCCGGCTTTAATCGGTGAGATTCGTACTTTCTCGGATATTCCGATTGTCGGTATTGGCGGCATTACGAGCGACAATTGTTCCGAAGTAATGAAGCAGGGGGCCGATGGCGTAGCGGTTATCTCGGCAATTGTTGGACAGCCAGAGCCAAAGCAGGCAGCCGCACACTTGCATGAGATTATAGCCACATGCATCGTAAAATAGTACATATTGAGGAAGGTGCGGATGGTTCCGCCCCTTCTTTTTTTCATGGATCAGAAACGATATGTCGCTGTAAAGCAAGAAAGCGACATATCGTTTCTTCCAATCGTATCAATTGAAAAACGCGCGAGGTGTGTGTCAAACGTTGCTTTTTCCTAGGAAGTGCGTGGCACGGTGGTCGAACAAGACCGACAACTGTCTCCCTCATCCGAGATGCCTAGATGTTTTGTCGGTCCGCCCGAAGTGACATAAAGCGGCCGTTTGGCTTCTATGTGGAAAAAGGACGAGCGGCAACACCCGCGAGTTTTTCTTATCAAATATAAAATTTCGAGAGCAAAATCAAGAAAAGGACGAACAAATATTCTGCTTTTGTGTATAATGAAAAGGAAAAGGTCGGCAGGGAAATGGGCGGATATTGCTTTTCGCCATAAAAACCAGTACATTGAATGAAAGAAACAGGAGGGGAAGGACTTGAGTCGTCAAAACGTATCACCAACCATACCAGCATACAGCGATGATGATATTCGCGTCCTGAAAGGGCTGACCGCCGTTCGTGTCAGACCAGGAATGTATATCGGCTCGACTGGAAGTCGCGGCCTGCACCATCTCATCTGGGAGATTATTGACAACTCTAAGGATGAAGTGTTGGCAGGCTATTGCGATACAATTAAGATTACAATTCATCCGGATGGAAGCATTAGCATCGAGGATAATGGCCGTGGTATTCCAACCGGCATTAATAAAGATGAAGGAATTCCGACGCCGACAGTCGTATTCACCGTACTACACGCCGGCGGAAAATTCGGCGGTGGCGACGGGTATAAGAAATCTGGGGGATTGCACGGAGTCGGAGCAAGCGTAGTGAATGCGCTGTCTGAATGGCTAGAGGTGGAGATCTACCGCGACGGGAATATCTATCGCCAACGCTTCGAATACGTAGAAGAGGCGGACGGTCAATTCAAAGCCGGACACCCTGTAACCGGTCTTGATATTGTAGGTACGACCCGCAAAACAGGAACGAAGGTAACGTTCATGCCTGATCGACGCGTTTTCAGTGATACGAACGTTCAACATAGCGTATTACGCGAACGTCTCCGTGATAATGCATTTCTGCTGAAAGGCGTTGCCATTCACCTACGGGATATGCGCCCGGGCGCGCCGGAGAAAGAGACATTTCATTTCAGTGAAGGTATTAAGGCGTTTATCGAATTTTTGAATGACGGTAAGAATACGCTGCACAATACG
Protein-coding sequences here:
- the thiM gene encoding hydroxyethylthiazole kinase, which produces MTLHQQFGALLVALREKSPLVHNITNEVVTNFTANGLLAIGASPVMAYAPEEVADMAKIAGVLVLNMGTLTKETVESMLIAGKSANEHGVPVVFDPVGAGATPFRTEMARRIVEEINIAIIRGNAAEVANVIGEAWEIKGVDAGQAGGNVEALARKAAKTLNTVVAITGKVDVVAGPNELYTVHNGDEMLTRITGTGCLLTSIIGAFATVEKDDALAAAAGLAIYGVAAELARQTVSAPGSYQTALLDMLYSIDEEQVASMVRVERK
- the thiE gene encoding thiamine phosphate synthase encodes the protein MDNLTWKNKLAVYLVIGIEEIGGRSALETVRLAIAGGATAVQLREKHAPLQHVLETGKKMRELCREHGVPFIVNDRVDVAMLLDADGIHVGQDDLPASEVRKLTKERMFIGVSASSVEEAHWALAQGADYLGVGAIYATGSKSDAGDPVTPALIGEIRTFSDIPIVGIGGITSDNCSEVMKQGADGVAVISAIVGQPEPKQAAAHLHEIIATCIVK